One genomic region from Leptospira montravelensis encodes:
- a CDS encoding PaaI family thioesterase, with translation MKSVAKKNLSFASSPDNADGLQLKITFDEDTKTAFGDYTCPEKYQGLPDQIHPGIISTILDEIMVKINEAMNFETTTGELTIRFLQPAKVNEPLHLRGWFVKKNKKIIENRAEIENEIGKIVARGKGKYIEAED, from the coding sequence ATGAAATCCGTTGCGAAAAAAAATCTCAGCTTTGCTTCCTCACCGGACAATGCAGACGGGTTGCAGTTAAAAATCACATTCGACGAAGACACAAAAACTGCCTTCGGTGATTACACCTGCCCCGAAAAATACCAGGGTTTACCAGATCAAATCCACCCAGGGATTATTTCTACCATCTTGGATGAAATCATGGTTAAGATCAACGAAGCGATGAATTTCGAAACCACAACAGGTGAACTCACCATTCGTTTCTTGCAACCAGCAAAAGTGAATGAGCCATTACACTTACGTGGATGGTTTGTGAAAAAGAATAAAAAAATCATAGAAAACCGTGCTGAAATAGAAAATGAGATCGGCAAAATAGTGGCCCGCGGAAAAGGTAAATATATCGAAGCTGAAGACTGA
- a CDS encoding N-acetylmuramoyl-L-alanine amidase: MTIVVFFSSIQLHKFLIILSLVLVSTLEAVPVFRIVVDPGHGGIAKDPKAQHGDKYDSVTQTYLETYKQGTEHHNVTERKVVLDLAKEVHKILKLTETEAGWKEFEVYLKLFSKKTDFQRVILESKLTRESSFDDDPSSEDPNAAYRLYDFPDPKTGVRRKGRLSKINELKPHLVLSLHLNPASKGQTGGMGAVLTPGYKTFSKLKKISDKKSSPNGFVNGPWSEWLIFQSGWSKLENAIADTWIYFHGYWSKKNGKDTDLSKFEGYRQNMVSWRYADDSNWEKQIGKPGPYATNHESFAETGKFWEREKGKKEEWRREGGKEGFGGDNHYVSKELMRFVQYGLPVQLKEKDSPYPELGPIQKPYISTYSLPTYINALCAFIEIGYVNRSRDMKYLTLNKKETAISLAVGIYSLFVGLDVKKNSKLPYQPKGKKVNWERYETYFDDVL; encoded by the coding sequence ATGACCATCGTGGTCTTTTTTTCTTCTATACAATTACATAAATTTTTAATCATTCTTAGTTTAGTATTGGTTTCCACTTTGGAAGCAGTCCCTGTCTTTCGGATTGTGGTGGATCCTGGTCATGGAGGAATTGCCAAAGATCCCAAGGCACAACATGGGGACAAATACGATAGTGTCACTCAAACTTACTTAGAAACATACAAACAAGGAACAGAACATCACAACGTAACAGAGAGAAAGGTTGTCCTTGATTTAGCAAAAGAAGTACACAAAATACTAAAACTCACGGAAACGGAAGCTGGTTGGAAAGAATTTGAAGTTTATCTCAAATTATTTTCTAAAAAAACAGATTTTCAAAGAGTGATTTTGGAAAGTAAACTTACCCGTGAATCTTCCTTTGACGATGATCCGAGCTCCGAAGATCCGAATGCCGCATACCGTTTGTACGACTTTCCGGATCCCAAAACGGGTGTGAGGCGAAAGGGAAGGCTTTCTAAAATCAATGAATTAAAACCGCATCTGGTTTTGTCCTTACATTTGAATCCTGCAAGTAAAGGTCAAACGGGAGGGATGGGAGCGGTTCTCACTCCTGGTTATAAAACCTTTTCTAAATTAAAAAAAATCTCAGATAAAAAAAGTTCACCAAATGGATTTGTCAATGGTCCTTGGTCGGAATGGCTCATCTTTCAATCAGGTTGGTCCAAATTAGAAAATGCGATTGCTGATACTTGGATCTACTTTCACGGGTATTGGTCTAAAAAAAATGGAAAAGATACAGACCTTTCCAAATTTGAAGGATACCGCCAAAATATGGTTAGTTGGCGCTACGCTGACGATTCGAATTGGGAAAAACAAATTGGAAAACCTGGCCCTTATGCAACAAACCATGAATCCTTTGCAGAAACTGGGAAATTTTGGGAAAGGGAAAAAGGGAAAAAAGAGGAATGGAGGAGGGAAGGGGGGAAAGAAGGTTTCGGTGGTGATAACCATTACGTGTCTAAGGAACTTATGCGTTTTGTCCAATATGGATTACCAGTTCAATTGAAAGAAAAAGATTCTCCTTACCCAGAACTTGGTCCCATCCAAAAACCATATATTTCTACTTATAGTTTACCTACTTATATCAATGCTCTTTGTGCCTTTATTGAAATTGGTTATGTAAATCGAAGCCGTGATATGAAGTATTTAACTTTAAACAAAAAAGAAACGGCCATCTCCTTGGCCGTAGGTATTTACTCGTTGTTTGTAGGTTTGGATGTTAAAAAAAATTCAAAGCTTCCATACCAGCCGAAAGGAAAAAAGGTAAACTGGGAACGGTATGAAACTTATTTTGATGATGTTTTATAA